Genomic segment of Steroidobacter denitrificans:
TTCGCCGGTGCAGGGGCGAATGCCTGGACCGGCGGGCACAATATGCAACTCCTGCTCTACAATCCCTACCATGTGTCTGCTCGTACTGGCCTGGAAATCCCACCCTCGATATCGTCTGATACTCGCCGGCAACCGTGACGAGTTTCATGATCGTCCGAGCGCCCCGCTCAACTGGTGGCAGGATGATCCCCGCGTGCTGGCGGGGCGGGATCTCAAGGCCGGCGGCACCTGGCTGGGCGTAGCACGCTCCGGGCGCTTCGGTGTAGTCACAAACTTTCGCGATCTGCAGGCGCCGATCGAAAAAGCGCCGTCGCGCGGGCAACTCGTACCGAGATTTCTGACGGGTGCGACCTCGCCCAAAGAGTTCCTGGACGATCTGCGCGGCGCGGCGCCCCGCTATTCGGGTTTCAATTTGCTGGTCGGCGGTACGCGGGCCCTGTACTACTTCTCCAATCGTGGATCGGCCGCACCCGCGCCCCTGGCTCCGGGCGTTTATGGCTTGAGCAACGGATTGCTCGATACCCCGTGGCCGAAGCTGACCCGTACCCGCCGGCGCTTCGAACAGTTGCTGATGCACCCGGAGATTGCGCTGGAATCGCTGTTCGCCGCGCTCGCCGATCGCGAAATGGCGCCTCCCGATCAGTTGCCTTCGACCGGCCTGCCCACGGACTGGGAACGCAATGTATCATCACCTTTCGTCCTCAATGAACGCTACGGCACGCGTTGCTCGAGTGTGTTGCTGGTCGAGCGCAATAGCCGCACCACACTGCTGGAGCGCCGTTTCGATTCGGCGGGCATTCAGACCGGCTCCTCGAGATTCGATTTCACCAGCACGGAAATGCCGGAGATATGGTTCGAAGCGGAGGATCGCAATGCGCCCGCCGTGACGGACACTTCGTTCGATTCTTCGCCGGAGTAGTGCCGCGGCACGCGCGGCACGAACATCGATGGCCGCCATGTCCGGAACCGCAGCCGCTCCTGTCCGCCATCTGCTGGCGCTACTGGCGCTGCTGGCGCATAACGCCTACGCCGGCATCGAGATCCGGATACCGGATGTCGGTACGGCCATCGAAAATAATATCCGCGCCTACTTGAGCCTGACCCGGTACGAGGAGCGCAGCGACATCACGGCGCAAACCATGTCGCGCCTGCAGCGCCGTATCGTTTCCGAGACCCGCCTGGCGCTGGAACCTCTGGGCTACTACGAACCGGAGATCTCCTACGATATTCGGCAGGATGGCGATACCTGGCACGTGCGCATCGATGTGAAACCCGGCCTACCGGTACGCCTGTCCAAGGTCGAAGTACGAGCCGTCGGCGCGGGCGCGCAGGAGCGCTCGATCCGGGAATACCTGGCTGGCGAGGCGCTCGTGCCCGGGCTGCGACTCAATCACGGCAACTACGAGCGGGTGAAGACCAACTTGCTGCGCACGGCCAGGAACGAGGGTTATCTGGATGCCCGGCTGAGCCGGCACGAATTACTTATCGACCGCGCAACGCGCCAGGCGAACATCGAACTGGAACTCGATACCGGGCCGCGTTACCGCTTCGGCGATATTTCAGTGATACAGGACGTGATCAGCGAGAAATCCATGCGGCGGCTGCTGCGCATGCAGGAGGGCGACCCCTATACCTTGGACTCGCTGCTGCGCACCCAGTATGTGCTCGATGACAGCCAGTATTTTTCCATGGTGGACATCGAGAGCGGCGAACCCGATCGCACCGCTCTCATCGTACCGGTCACGGTAACGGCGGAACCCAACCGCAAGCATCGCTACGCCACCAGCCTGGGCTATGGCACCGACACCGATGTTCGCGGCAAATTTACCTGGGACAACCGGCGCGTAAATCACAGCGGGCATCGCTTCAAGCTGCAGTTGCTGGGTTCCTCGATCGTCAAGGAGCTCAGCGGGCGCTACGTCGTGCCCGTCATGGACATCGCGCTGGAAAAGCTGGAGTTCACCGGTACGATCGTGGAGGAAGAGCTCGGCGATACTCTCAGTCAGCGCGCCGAGGCAGGCGCCGGTCTGACCCAGGTGCTCGGCCGATGGCAGCGGGTCTTGTTCGTGCGTCTGTCGAACGAAACGACCACCGAGGTCACCGGTATGCGCCGTACGGATTTTTATGTCTTCCCCGGCATCAGCTACTCCACATTGCCTAACTACATCATCGGAGGCCGATTGCGGCCCTATCGCCTGTACGGCGAACTGCGCGGCTCGCCCACCACCCTGGGCTCCGATGCATCCTTCCTACAGATACGTCTGCAAGCCGAGAGAGTGTTCGATCTTGCGCCTCTATGGCACGTGAACCTGCGCGCCGAGATCGGCGCCACGCGCATCGACAACCCGCGGGAGCTGCCGGCATCGCAGCGATTCTTCGCCGGCGGCGAGCGCAGCGTGCGTGGCTTTGCGCTGAATGAACTGTCTCCGCAACAGAACGGCAAAAGCATCGGCGGGCGGCATCTGGCGACCGGCACGATCGAAGTGGTACGCGATCTGCCACGCAATTTCGGCCTGGCTTCCTTTTACGATATCGGCAACGCCTTCGATGACTTCAGCGACCCTCGGCTGGAATACTCGGCCGGCGTGGGCCTGCGCTACAACGTCGCAGTCGCCAGTTTCGGTGTGGATCTGGCACAGCCCTTGTCCGTCTCGGGCCGTGGTCCACGGCTGCATTTGTACATCTCCACGCAGTTCTGATGGCTGGCATGGTCGATTCCAATGCGTAAAAGCCTGCTCATCGTGTCGATCCTGCTGATCATGCTTCCCGGTACGCTGATCGCGGGCCTGTTCTATACCGAAACAGGCCTGGCGCTGATCGCGGGACAGCTGGGACGGCTGGAACGTTTCGGCATTCACGTGCAGGGCGTTTCCGGAACGCTCGCCGGTCCCCTGCGGATAGAGCGCTTCGAACTCGACCATCCGCTCGTGCAGGTCATCTCTCACGATATCGTGGTGGACCTGCAGTTGCGCGCCCTGATACTGCAGACCTTGCGAAGCCGCAGCCTGACGGCGCGCGATACGCAGGTCGTGCTGCACGAACGGCAGGCGCCGTCGCGCGGCGACAGACCGCTGCGCTTTCTTCCCTCCTATCTGCGCATCGATGCCCGGGGAGTGGACCTGCACGAAGTCCGCTACGTGCACATGAACGGCATGGCGGTGGATGCGCACCGCGTCCGCGGACAGGCTGCGATCGGCGCGCGGCAGATCGATATCGAAAATACCCGCATCGACGCCGGGCAGTTCGACGCCGCCGGACGACTGCGGCTGCGCGCCGGGCGAACGCTGTCCTTGCACGGCCATGCGGAGGGACATGTGCGTATGCCACGGGGCGTCGAATATGCACTGACCGGCCGGCTGGACGGTCCGGTGGACCGGCTCGCGATCCAGGGAGCGTTGCATACCGCCGTCCAGGCTTCCGCCCTGCTCGAAACCGCGACAGGGGCCGCGACCGGGAAGGCCGAGGACCAAACGCCGGATGGAACTCGGCCTGAAACACGGGTAGGAACGCAGGCGCGCGCCGAACTCCTGGTCACCCAACCCGAAGGGCGCTGGCACCTCGCGGGACGAATCGAAGCGGCGGATTTTTCATTGGCTCCGTGGCTGGACGATCCGCCGTTCTCCCTGCGTGATGCCGACCTGAAAATTGCTGCGGATCCGCAGCGCATCGAGGTCGTCGGCACCTTGGCGATCCCCGAATACGACAGCGGCACGATTTTCATCGATACCGTCGGCGCCTATGCGCAGCATCGGCTACGTATCACCGGCGCCGATCTGGCGCTCGTAGATTCTCCGGTGAAAGTGCATGCGGCCGGCAGCATCGCCTTCCAGGAAGGGGGACCGACTCTGAGCCTGCAAGCGCGCTGGCAAGCGCTGCAATGGCCCCTGCGCACGCTGCCTCCTGGCACCCGGCCAGCGGCACGTACGCTCTATGCACCGCTGCTGGTCAGTCCCGAAGGCACCGCCAGTCTGCAAGGCAGACTGCCTTACGACTTCACGCTGACGGCACGGATCGAAGGACCGCAGATTCCGGCTGCACTGGGTTCGGCACACGGCCGGCTGTCCGCCCGGACGCTGGAGGTCGAGCATTATGAGTTGGCGGTGCTCGAAGGCCGCCTCAACGGCTCGGGGCAGCTGCAGTTCGCCCAGCCGCACCGCTGGTGGATCTCGACCCAGGCCGAGGGTATCAACCCCCGCCAATTGCATGCCGAACTGCCCGGCCGCCTCGACGGGCGGATGCACGCGGGCGGCGCCGGCTTGGACCCGCAGGCAAACTTCACGCTCGTGGTCGACGAATTGACCGGAAAACTGCGTTCACAGGATCTGCGTGCCCATGGCGAATTCAGGCGCAATCGCACCGGTTGGGCCGTGCGCGGCGCGCGGCTCGACTACGCTGATGCTGCATTCAGGCTCGATGCCAGCCTGGACGATCGGATCGACGCACGCTGGGCACTGCATGCGCCTCGTCTGGAAAAGCTCTGGCCGGGGTTGCAAGGTGCGATCGACTTCTCCGGCGCCGCCGGCGGTGATTCCACGGCACCACGGATCGCGGCAACCGCCCGAGGTACGGCGCTGGGGTATCAGGAGTGGGCGTTACGGTCCTTGGATCTCGATCTCGGTATCGGTATCGACGGCGACGGCGACGGCGCTGATGAGGCTGTTGATGCCCGCCGCGGCCTGGCGGGCAATACCGCCGCTGATGCGGACTCGGACGACCTGGCTTCGGGCGGCGATACCCCGAGCGGCACGCCTTCCTCGCGTCTGCGGTTGCACGCCCGCGGGCTGGCATACGGCGAGGTACGGATCGATGCGTTGGATGTCGACGGCGATGGAACGCCCGGTGCGCATCGCATCGACGTCGAACTCGCCGGTGTCGCCACGCGCGCGCGCGCGCCGGCGCCGTATGCCCGGATGAGAATCGATGGACGCTATATCCGCCGGCGCTGGGATGCGCTGCTCACGATGACGCAGCTCTCGACGGGTTTGCCGAAGGATGAGATCAGCACACCCGGGCCGGCGCGCATCCTGGTATCCAGAGATCGCGTGACGGTGAACGATTTGTGCCTGGTTGCCGGCGCGGGCCGCCTCTGCGCCGATGGCCGCTGGGAGCGCCGCGGTTCCTGGGAAGGGATCGTGGCGGGCTACGAAATACCCCTGGCGCTGATACTGCCTTCCCGCATGGCGGACGCAGAGTACGCCGGCCGTATCGAGGGCCGTGCGAGAGTTTTCGGATCGGCCGGCGAAACTTGGCAGGCGGATGCCGGCATGCGCATCGTCGACGCCGCGATTCTCTACCGGCCACAAACCGGCGAGACGGAAACGCTGCACCTGGGCACCGGCGGCCTGGCTGCGACCGCAACGCCGCAGCGCGTGGATTTCTCTTTTGGTCTGCAGGCATTCACCGATACGTACGTCTACGCGAATGCACATCTGCGGCGTGACGGTGCCGGCCTGATGCATCTGCCGCTGAGCGCCGAGGTGCGTGCCCGTGCAGCCGATGCGAACATCCTGCCGCTGTTTTTTCCCGAAGTCGATCATGCTGCCGGCCTGTTCACCGCGAACATCGGCATCACGGGCACGCTGGCGCGGCCCGAATTGCGCGGCCGGCTGGCCCTGGCCGACGGCGAGTTCGACTCCTACCGGATCAACCTGGCGTTGCGCGGGCTGAGCTTGACCGCGGACCTGGATGAGAATTGGATCGACCTGCAAGGCAGCGCGCACGCCGGCAACGGGCGTCTCGATATCGACGGCAGACTGGCTTGGCAGGAAGGTGAATCCCGCGGCAATCTGCACCTGCATGGCGTGGATCTGCTGGTGGCGGACCTCCCCGACTATCGCGTGATCGCCGCGCCGGACCTGCAATTCCGCATCGACGGCAGGCAGATCGGCATCACCGGTGAGGTGATCATTCCCAGCGCACGCATACAGCCGGCGCAGATCGGTGGTGCGGTACGGCTTTCGGAAGATGCCCGCTACGTAGGCGAGCACGCGGCCGAAACGGCCGGGCGTTACGACGTACACAGCGATGTGCGCATCGTGATGGGCGACGACGTACGCATCGACGCCTTCGGGCTGCAGGGCCGCATCCAGGGCGCAGTCGGTACGATTCTACACACCGGCGATACGCCCAGGGGACGCGGCGAACTGTCGGTTGCGGAGGGCCGCTACGAAGCCTATGGCCAAAAGCTCGACATCAATCGCGGCCGCCTGCTGTTCGATACCTCGTCACTGGACGATCCCGGTCTCGACATGGAAGCGCGGCGCGACCTCGACACGGTGACCGTCGGGTTGAACGTGCGCGGCACCTTGCGTGAACCGCGCCTGACCTTTTTTTCCGATCCCTCCATGCCGCAGACGCAGATCGT
This window contains:
- a CDS encoding NRDE family protein, with protein sequence MCLLVLAWKSHPRYRLILAGNRDEFHDRPSAPLNWWQDDPRVLAGRDLKAGGTWLGVARSGRFGVVTNFRDLQAPIEKAPSRGQLVPRFLTGATSPKEFLDDLRGAAPRYSGFNLLVGGTRALYYFSNRGSAAPAPLAPGVYGLSNGLLDTPWPKLTRTRRRFEQLLMHPEIALESLFAALADREMAPPDQLPSTGLPTDWERNVSSPFVLNERYGTRCSSVLLVERNSRTTLLERRFDSAGIQTGSSRFDFTSTEMPEIWFEAEDRNAPAVTDTSFDSSPE
- a CDS encoding autotransporter assembly complex protein TamA; the encoded protein is MAAMSGTAAAPVRHLLALLALLAHNAYAGIEIRIPDVGTAIENNIRAYLSLTRYEERSDITAQTMSRLQRRIVSETRLALEPLGYYEPEISYDIRQDGDTWHVRIDVKPGLPVRLSKVEVRAVGAGAQERSIREYLAGEALVPGLRLNHGNYERVKTNLLRTARNEGYLDARLSRHELLIDRATRQANIELELDTGPRYRFGDISVIQDVISEKSMRRLLRMQEGDPYTLDSLLRTQYVLDDSQYFSMVDIESGEPDRTALIVPVTVTAEPNRKHRYATSLGYGTDTDVRGKFTWDNRRVNHSGHRFKLQLLGSSIVKELSGRYVVPVMDIALEKLEFTGTIVEEELGDTLSQRAEAGAGLTQVLGRWQRVLFVRLSNETTTEVTGMRRTDFYVFPGISYSTLPNYIIGGRLRPYRLYGELRGSPTTLGSDASFLQIRLQAERVFDLAPLWHVNLRAEIGATRIDNPRELPASQRFFAGGERSVRGFALNELSPQQNGKSIGGRHLATGTIEVVRDLPRNFGLASFYDIGNAFDDFSDPRLEYSAGVGLRYNVAVASFGVDLAQPLSVSGRGPRLHLYISTQF
- a CDS encoding translocation/assembly module TamB domain-containing protein, whose protein sequence is MRKSLLIVSILLIMLPGTLIAGLFYTETGLALIAGQLGRLERFGIHVQGVSGTLAGPLRIERFELDHPLVQVISHDIVVDLQLRALILQTLRSRSLTARDTQVVLHERQAPSRGDRPLRFLPSYLRIDARGVDLHEVRYVHMNGMAVDAHRVRGQAAIGARQIDIENTRIDAGQFDAAGRLRLRAGRTLSLHGHAEGHVRMPRGVEYALTGRLDGPVDRLAIQGALHTAVQASALLETATGAATGKAEDQTPDGTRPETRVGTQARAELLVTQPEGRWHLAGRIEAADFSLAPWLDDPPFSLRDADLKIAADPQRIEVVGTLAIPEYDSGTIFIDTVGAYAQHRLRITGADLALVDSPVKVHAAGSIAFQEGGPTLSLQARWQALQWPLRTLPPGTRPAARTLYAPLLVSPEGTASLQGRLPYDFTLTARIEGPQIPAALGSAHGRLSARTLEVEHYELAVLEGRLNGSGQLQFAQPHRWWISTQAEGINPRQLHAELPGRLDGRMHAGGAGLDPQANFTLVVDELTGKLRSQDLRAHGEFRRNRTGWAVRGARLDYADAAFRLDASLDDRIDARWALHAPRLEKLWPGLQGAIDFSGAAGGDSTAPRIAATARGTALGYQEWALRSLDLDLGIGIDGDGDGADEAVDARRGLAGNTAADADSDDLASGGDTPSGTPSSRLRLHARGLAYGEVRIDALDVDGDGTPGAHRIDVELAGVATRARAPAPYARMRIDGRYIRRRWDALLTMTQLSTGLPKDEISTPGPARILVSRDRVTVNDLCLVAGAGRLCADGRWERRGSWEGIVAGYEIPLALILPSRMADAEYAGRIEGRARVFGSAGETWQADAGMRIVDAAILYRPQTGETETLHLGTGGLAATATPQRVDFSFGLQAFTDTYVYANAHLRRDGAGLMHLPLSAEVRARAADANILPLFFPEVDHAAGLFTANIGITGTLARPELRGRLALADGEFDSYRINLALRGLSLTADLDENWIDLQGSAHAGNGRLDIDGRLAWQEGESRGNLHLHGVDLLVADLPDYRVIAAPDLQFRIDGRQIGITGEVIIPSARIQPAQIGGAVRLSEDARYVGEHAAETAGRYDVHSDVRIVMGDDVRIDAFGLQGRIQGAVGTILHTGDTPRGRGELSVAEGRYEAYGQKLDINRGRLLFDTSSLDDPGLDMEARRDLDTVTVGLNVRGTLREPRLTFFSDPSMPQTQIVSYLLTGRSMDTMRSGDRMTMDSARGSLAYQGGGLLASQIGRRLGFEEVGVESTVDSTGEDNTSLVIGKFLSPRLFISYGISLTESINTLKLRYTISDRWIFRTEAGENQSADLEYTIER